CCGAGGGCCTCATCGGCTTCTTCGTCAACACCCTCGTCCTGCGCGCACACGTGCGCCCCGAGGAGTCGTTCCGCCAGCTGCTCTCCCAGGTGAAGGCCTCCACCCTCGCGGCCTATGAGCACCAGCACGTCCCCTTCGAGAAGCTGGTGGAAGTCCTCCAGCCCTCGCGTGACTTGAGCCGCAGCCCCCTCTTCCAGGTGATGCTCGTCCTGCAGAATGCCCCCGCCGAGGCACTCCGCGTCCCGGGCATGGCCTTCCAGCCCATTCCCCTGGAGGGCAACTCCTCCCGCTTCGATTTGGCCCTCACCCTCTTCG
Above is a genomic segment from Corallococcus caeni containing:
- a CDS encoding condensation domain-containing protein, which encodes PSELTDSLRGLAQREGATPFMLLLSAFQLLLSRYSGQDDISVGSPIAGRTHSEAEGLIGFFVNTLVLRAHVRPEESFRQLLSQVKASTLAAYEHQHVPFEKLVEVLQPSRDLSRSPLFQVMLVLQNAPAEALRVPGMAFQPIPLEGNSSRFDLALTLF